A window from Pleuronectes platessa chromosome 6, fPlePla1.1, whole genome shotgun sequence encodes these proteins:
- the dnmt3ba gene encoding DNA (cytosine-5-)-methyltransferase 3 beta, duplicate a isoform X1: MATNLVLTPDFGHDKISSLQLVSWFNRLLKTNFKDVREMGSGACHCQMMDWVIRGSVDMAKVKFDAKGEDEYKHNFTLLQEAFSKRGITKTIPVTSLGNGDLKSNIKILKWFKAFYTANVKDCKEYDPVQARDGQDISPVDASPSSPGVELESDKEEKGTGIHKKHPYTEKWKNMFDWAEESPLGRQYTYCNTCAKSLKTFSKGHVELQRHMETNFHYKRARVSKGPCLPHSEPLLCTDAAVRFIQRHCYNGSAKGEQVSVRVARRKLGLQYPKDITSVCQHTPYCVYISGGETVGKDDTVLVVLIGFFDVEASRHCIRFLDALESENSAKDQTAVLVGETLKKFGLPADNLVAVYLDGYGAASEQICSQLKELNPNIAVFGGLYSISDAACQAGVKQLSNQAQELTVDMYAHYSSSSKKNDNLKALFGSITLDCPSSYFNAPCLNFCLLVAKILEIWTDLESYFGSCDTNDDKAKLICSQLQDPKVRATFTFMKRALKPLHDFQMHLQTPEGVAQADMQLILEEASNLLSTYTSYFLRPQAAARFLEEHDAQILKNKTFHLSSPELVGKAVEDILNESVEALPPFTEEVLSFYIALTSCIAEKLPLNDGLLKSIAQLLNPRSRQNVTGTAVGELGTKLGLCSSPEEVNQLTSEFLQYQLAEEGEENHSAKVSLEKHWASVLRDSKQTVFRRLVLTLLALPCPSLDAQHVFTQAFGNGDAAQISDGEAESESEAMSDSTIKKYSKEVNGRSIGVKQCEVRLTKINKLQKKCDDTPGENGIFKEGASRGSFGWESSLRQKPQARAVFQAGASTWAKPVGLDKDSKNGLESQDEVPQETSPSSKFTPRSRRKHVYQDGKGFLAGELVWGKVKGFSWWPGLVTSWKTKSSPPGMRRVEWFGDGMFSEIYTEGLLGLHFFTKCFSKDSFTCLPLYKEAIYQIMELAGERSGKSFAVAEGDKEKELKLMLDWASEGFLPSGPSGFLPPDSASNAETSDSAQSDYQPPAKRKYVFKNKATTVAITYSRESIPAKLKEEGITIEDLCLSCGSTDIEVSHPLFEGALCQKCKENFSETLYRYDEDGYQSYCTVCCAGIEVILCGISSCCRCFCKDCMEILVGPGTFDQLKDVDPWSCFMCKPSQCAGNLQLRPDWSVKVQDFFANNSAMEFEPHRVYPSITADQRRPIKVLSLFDGIATGYLVLKDLGVKMDRYVAAEICEDSITVGMIKHKGKIEYVNDVRTITRKHLAEWGPFDLLIGGSPCNDLSMVNPLRKGLFEGTGRLFFEFYRILAMLKPKEGDDRPFFWLFENVVFMSARDKADICRFLECNPILVDAVKVSPAHRARYFWGNLPGMNRPLSTSLDDKVSLQDCLELGRTAKFDKVRTITTKSNSIRQGKHGSLPVSMNGREDYLWCTEMEQIFGFPKHYTDVNNMGRVQRQRVLGRSWSVPVIRHLFAPLKDYFECIEQPQK; this comes from the exons ATGGCAACAAACCTGGTTTTGACCCCGGACTTCGGCCATGATAAAATCAGCAGCTTGCAGTTGGTGTCCTGGTTCAACCGCCTGCTCAAAACGAACTTCAAGGATGTGCGAGAGATGGGTTCAG GAGCGTGTCACTGTCAGATGATGGACTGGGTTATTCGTGGCTCTGTTGATATGGCCAAGGTGAAGTTTGATGCAAAGGGTGAGGATGAATATAAGCACAACTTCACTCTGCTCCAGGAGGCCTTCAGCAAGAGGGGTATCACCAAG ACCATTCCAGTCACGAGTCTCGGGAACGGGGATCTTAAAAGCAACATTAAGATCTTGAAGTGGTTCAAAGCTTTTTACACAGCAAATGTAAAGGACTGTAAAGAATATGACCCCGTGCAAGCCCGGGACGGCCAGGATATCAGCCCAGTAGATGCATCTCCATCCTCAC CAGGTGTTGAATTAGAATCAGACAAAGAAGAGAAAGGCACTGGGATACATAAAAAACACCCATACACAGAAAAGTGGAAGAATATGTTTGACTGGGCTGAAGAGAGCCCTCTTGGAAGGCAATATACCTACTGCAACACTTGTGCTAAAAGCCTCAAAACCTTTTCTAAAGGCCATGTGGAACTTCAGCGTCACATGGAGACTAACTTTCACTACAAACGGGCAAGAGTTTCCAAGGGTCCCTGCCTGCCACACTCTGAGCCGCTGCTCTGCACTGATGCAGCGGTCCGCTTTATTCAGAGACACTGTTATAACGGCTCTGCCAAAGGGGAACAGGTGTCTGTGCGCGTTGCACGCCGCAAGCTGGGGCTTCAGTACCCCAAAGATATTACATCTGTTTGCCAGCACACTCCCTACTGTGTATACATTTCGGGAGGGGAAACCGTTGGAAAGGATGACACTGTCTtggtggtcctcattggattcTTTGACGTAGAAGCCTCCAGGCACTGCATCCGGTTTCTGGATGCTCTTGAGTCAGAGAACAGTGCAAAGGATCAAACAGCCGTATTAGTGGGGGAAACCTTAAAGAAATTTGGGTTACCAGCAGATAACCTTGTCGCTGTCTACCTCGATGGTTATGGTGCGGCCTCAGAGCAGATCTGCTCACAGCTGAAGGAACTCAACCCGAACATAGCTGTCTTTGGAGGGCTGTACAGCATCAGTGATGCTGCTTGCCAGGCTGGAGTTAAGCAGCTCTCCAATCAGGCTCAGGAACTGACGGTGGACATGTATGCCCactactcctcctcttctaaGAAGAATGATAACCTCAAGGCTCTCTTTGGCTCTATCACCTTGGACTGTCCATCATCATATTTCAACGCCCCCTGCCTTAACTTTTGCCTTTTAGTCGCAAAAATTTTGGAAATATGGACAGATCTTGAATCGTACTTTGGCTCTTGTGACACGAATGATGACAAAGCCAAGTTAATCTGCTCCCAGCTGCAAGATCCCAAAGTGAGAGCAACGTTTACATTCATGAAGCGGGCCTTAAAGCCGCTGCACGATTTCCAAATGCATCTGCAGACACCGGAAGGAGTTGCTCAAGCTGATATGCAGCTCATTCTAGAAGAAGCCAGTAACCTGCTGAGCACCTACACCTCCTATTTCCTTCGTCCTCAAGCTGCTGCTCGCTTCCTCGAGGAACATGATGCCCAAATCCTCAAGAACAAGACATTCCACCTGTCAAGCCCCGAACTGGTTGGGAAAGCCGTTGAAGATATCCTAAATGAGTCTGTAGAGGCACTGCCACCATTTACAGAGGAGGTGTTGTCTTTCTACATCGCACTGACAAGTTGCATTGCAGAGAAACTCCCCCTAAATGATGGGTTGCTAAAGAGCATAGCTCAGCTTTTGAATCCCCGGAGCAGGCAGAACGTGACAGGGACAGCAGTTGGGGAGCTTGGGACCAAGCTGGGACTCTGCAGCTCCCCTGAGGAGGTCAACCAGCTCACGAGTGAATTCCTTCAGTATCAGCTGgccgaggagggagaggagaaccACTCAGCGAAGGTTTCACTGGAGAAGCACTGGGCCAGCGTACTGAGGGACAGCAAGCAGACAGTGTTCAGGAGGCTTGTTCTGACCCTATTGGCCCTTCCCTGTCCATCACTGGATGCTCAGCACGTTTTTACTCAG GCCTTCGGGAATGGAGACGCTGCTCAGATCTCCGACGGCGAAGCAGAAAGCGAGTCTGAGGCCATGTCCGACAGCAccataaaaaaatacagtaaaG aaGTGAATGGCCGTAGTATCGGAGTGAAGCAGTGTGAAGTCAGGCTTACAAAGATAAATA AGCTACAGAAAAAATGTGATGATACACCTGGCGAGAATGGTATCTTTAAAGAG GGGGCCAGTAGGGGAAGTTTTGGCTGGGAGAGCAGCTTGCGCCAGAAGCCACAGGCCCGTGCAGTGTTTCAGGCTGGTGCTAGCACCTGGGCCAAACCCGTAGGTCTTGATAAGGACAGCAAAAATGGACTGGAGTCCCAAGATGAGGTG CCACAAGAGACTTCACCATCCAGTAAATTCACACCAAGAAGCCGCAGGAAGCACGTCTACCAG GATGGGAAAGGGTTTCTGGCAGGAGAGCTGGTGTGGGGGAAAGTGAAGGGGTTCTCCTGGTGGCCGGGGCTGGTGACATCCTGGAAAACCAAGTCCAGTCCCCCGGGCATGCGGCGGGTGGAGTGGTTTGGAGATGGGATGTTCTCAGAG ATCTACACCGAGGGTCTACtgggattacattttttcaCTAAGTGCTTCAGTAAAGACTCCTTCACCTGCTTGCCCCTCTACAAAGAAGCCATCTACCAAATTATGGAG TTGGCAGGTGAGCGATCAGGGAAATCCTTTGCTGTGGCTGAAGGTgataaagaaaaagagctgaAGTTGATGCTGGACTGGGCTTCTGAAGGATTTCTGCCTTCAGGACCAAGCGGATTCCTACCTCCTG ATTCTGCTTCAAATGCTGAGACTTCTGACTCGGCCCAGTCCGACTACCAGCCCCCAGCAAAAAGGAAATATGTGTTTAAAAACAAGGCAACTACAGTCGCCATCACCTATAGCAGAG AATCAATACCAGCAAAGCTCAAGGAAGAAGGAATAACCATTGAAG atctgtgtttgtcttgtgGATCAACTGACATAGAAGTATCTCACCCACTGTTTGAAGGTGCTCTTTGTCAAAAATGCAAG GAGAACTTCTCAGAGACGCTGTATCGCTACGATGAGGATGGCTACCAGTCGTACTGCACCGTGTGCTGTGCTGGGATTGAGGTCATTCTGTGTGGgatctccagctgctgcag GTGTTTCTGTAAGGACTGTATGGAAATCCTGGTGGGCCCGGGAACCTTTGACCAATTAAAAGATGTGGATCCCTGGAGCTGCTTCATGTGCAAGCCGTCGCAGTGCGCGGGGAACCTCCAACTCAGGCCAGACTGGAGCGTTAAGGTTCAAGACTTCTTCGCCAACAACAGCGCCATGGAGTTT GAGCCTCACAGAGTGTATCCCTCCATCACTGCCGACCAGCGCAGACCAATCAAAGTGCTCTCACTGTTTGACGGCATTGCAACAG GATACCTGGTGCTCAAGGACCTGGGCGTCAAGATGGATCGCTACGTCGCTGCAGAGATTTGTGAGGATTCCATCACTGTGGGGATGATCAAGCATAAGGGAAAGATCGAATATGTCAATGACGTTCGCACCATCACAAGGAAACAT CTGGCGGAATGGGGGCCATTCGATCTTCTGATAGGAGGCAGTCCATGTAACGACCTCTCAATGGTCAACCCTCTCAGAAAAGGATTGTTTG AGGGCACTGGGCGGCTCTTCTTTGAGTTTTACCGCATTCTGGCCATGTTGAAGCCGAAGGAAGGCGACGACCGTCCGTTCTTCTGGTTGTTTGAGAACGTGGTTTTCATGAGTGCCCGCGACAAAGCAGACATTTGCAGATTCCTCGAG tgtAATCCTATTCTAGTCGATGCAGTGAAAGTCAGTCCCGCTCACAGAGCACGCTACTTCTGGGGGAACCTCCCCGGCATGAACAG
- the dnmt3ba gene encoding DNA (cytosine-5-)-methyltransferase 3 beta, duplicate a isoform X2, with protein MATNLVLTPDFGHDKISSLQLVSWFNRLLKTNFKDVREMGSGACHCQMMDWVIRGSVDMAKVKFDAKGEDEYKHNFTLLQEAFSKRGITKTIPVTSLGNGDLKSNIKILKWFKAFYTANVKDCKEYDPVQARDGQDISPVDASPSSRVELESDKEEKGTGIHKKHPYTEKWKNMFDWAEESPLGRQYTYCNTCAKSLKTFSKGHVELQRHMETNFHYKRARVSKGPCLPHSEPLLCTDAAVRFIQRHCYNGSAKGEQVSVRVARRKLGLQYPKDITSVCQHTPYCVYISGGETVGKDDTVLVVLIGFFDVEASRHCIRFLDALESENSAKDQTAVLVGETLKKFGLPADNLVAVYLDGYGAASEQICSQLKELNPNIAVFGGLYSISDAACQAGVKQLSNQAQELTVDMYAHYSSSSKKNDNLKALFGSITLDCPSSYFNAPCLNFCLLVAKILEIWTDLESYFGSCDTNDDKAKLICSQLQDPKVRATFTFMKRALKPLHDFQMHLQTPEGVAQADMQLILEEASNLLSTYTSYFLRPQAAARFLEEHDAQILKNKTFHLSSPELVGKAVEDILNESVEALPPFTEEVLSFYIALTSCIAEKLPLNDGLLKSIAQLLNPRSRQNVTGTAVGELGTKLGLCSSPEEVNQLTSEFLQYQLAEEGEENHSAKVSLEKHWASVLRDSKQTVFRRLVLTLLALPCPSLDAQHVFTQAFGNGDAAQISDGEAESESEAMSDSTIKKYSKEVNGRSIGVKQCEVRLTKINKLQKKCDDTPGENGIFKEGASRGSFGWESSLRQKPQARAVFQAGASTWAKPVGLDKDSKNGLESQDEVPQETSPSSKFTPRSRRKHVYQDGKGFLAGELVWGKVKGFSWWPGLVTSWKTKSSPPGMRRVEWFGDGMFSEIYTEGLLGLHFFTKCFSKDSFTCLPLYKEAIYQIMELAGERSGKSFAVAEGDKEKELKLMLDWASEGFLPSGPSGFLPPDSASNAETSDSAQSDYQPPAKRKYVFKNKATTVAITYSRESIPAKLKEEGITIEDLCLSCGSTDIEVSHPLFEGALCQKCKENFSETLYRYDEDGYQSYCTVCCAGIEVILCGISSCCRCFCKDCMEILVGPGTFDQLKDVDPWSCFMCKPSQCAGNLQLRPDWSVKVQDFFANNSAMEFEPHRVYPSITADQRRPIKVLSLFDGIATGYLVLKDLGVKMDRYVAAEICEDSITVGMIKHKGKIEYVNDVRTITRKHLAEWGPFDLLIGGSPCNDLSMVNPLRKGLFEGTGRLFFEFYRILAMLKPKEGDDRPFFWLFENVVFMSARDKADICRFLECNPILVDAVKVSPAHRARYFWGNLPGMNRPLSTSLDDKVSLQDCLELGRTAKFDKVRTITTKSNSIRQGKHGSLPVSMNGREDYLWCTEMEQIFGFPKHYTDVNNMGRVQRQRVLGRSWSVPVIRHLFAPLKDYFECIEQPQK; from the exons ATGGCAACAAACCTGGTTTTGACCCCGGACTTCGGCCATGATAAAATCAGCAGCTTGCAGTTGGTGTCCTGGTTCAACCGCCTGCTCAAAACGAACTTCAAGGATGTGCGAGAGATGGGTTCAG GAGCGTGTCACTGTCAGATGATGGACTGGGTTATTCGTGGCTCTGTTGATATGGCCAAGGTGAAGTTTGATGCAAAGGGTGAGGATGAATATAAGCACAACTTCACTCTGCTCCAGGAGGCCTTCAGCAAGAGGGGTATCACCAAG ACCATTCCAGTCACGAGTCTCGGGAACGGGGATCTTAAAAGCAACATTAAGATCTTGAAGTGGTTCAAAGCTTTTTACACAGCAAATGTAAAGGACTGTAAAGAATATGACCCCGTGCAAGCCCGGGACGGCCAGGATATCAGCCCAGTAGATGCATCTCCATCCTCAC GTGTTGAATTAGAATCAGACAAAGAAGAGAAAGGCACTGGGATACATAAAAAACACCCATACACAGAAAAGTGGAAGAATATGTTTGACTGGGCTGAAGAGAGCCCTCTTGGAAGGCAATATACCTACTGCAACACTTGTGCTAAAAGCCTCAAAACCTTTTCTAAAGGCCATGTGGAACTTCAGCGTCACATGGAGACTAACTTTCACTACAAACGGGCAAGAGTTTCCAAGGGTCCCTGCCTGCCACACTCTGAGCCGCTGCTCTGCACTGATGCAGCGGTCCGCTTTATTCAGAGACACTGTTATAACGGCTCTGCCAAAGGGGAACAGGTGTCTGTGCGCGTTGCACGCCGCAAGCTGGGGCTTCAGTACCCCAAAGATATTACATCTGTTTGCCAGCACACTCCCTACTGTGTATACATTTCGGGAGGGGAAACCGTTGGAAAGGATGACACTGTCTtggtggtcctcattggattcTTTGACGTAGAAGCCTCCAGGCACTGCATCCGGTTTCTGGATGCTCTTGAGTCAGAGAACAGTGCAAAGGATCAAACAGCCGTATTAGTGGGGGAAACCTTAAAGAAATTTGGGTTACCAGCAGATAACCTTGTCGCTGTCTACCTCGATGGTTATGGTGCGGCCTCAGAGCAGATCTGCTCACAGCTGAAGGAACTCAACCCGAACATAGCTGTCTTTGGAGGGCTGTACAGCATCAGTGATGCTGCTTGCCAGGCTGGAGTTAAGCAGCTCTCCAATCAGGCTCAGGAACTGACGGTGGACATGTATGCCCactactcctcctcttctaaGAAGAATGATAACCTCAAGGCTCTCTTTGGCTCTATCACCTTGGACTGTCCATCATCATATTTCAACGCCCCCTGCCTTAACTTTTGCCTTTTAGTCGCAAAAATTTTGGAAATATGGACAGATCTTGAATCGTACTTTGGCTCTTGTGACACGAATGATGACAAAGCCAAGTTAATCTGCTCCCAGCTGCAAGATCCCAAAGTGAGAGCAACGTTTACATTCATGAAGCGGGCCTTAAAGCCGCTGCACGATTTCCAAATGCATCTGCAGACACCGGAAGGAGTTGCTCAAGCTGATATGCAGCTCATTCTAGAAGAAGCCAGTAACCTGCTGAGCACCTACACCTCCTATTTCCTTCGTCCTCAAGCTGCTGCTCGCTTCCTCGAGGAACATGATGCCCAAATCCTCAAGAACAAGACATTCCACCTGTCAAGCCCCGAACTGGTTGGGAAAGCCGTTGAAGATATCCTAAATGAGTCTGTAGAGGCACTGCCACCATTTACAGAGGAGGTGTTGTCTTTCTACATCGCACTGACAAGTTGCATTGCAGAGAAACTCCCCCTAAATGATGGGTTGCTAAAGAGCATAGCTCAGCTTTTGAATCCCCGGAGCAGGCAGAACGTGACAGGGACAGCAGTTGGGGAGCTTGGGACCAAGCTGGGACTCTGCAGCTCCCCTGAGGAGGTCAACCAGCTCACGAGTGAATTCCTTCAGTATCAGCTGgccgaggagggagaggagaaccACTCAGCGAAGGTTTCACTGGAGAAGCACTGGGCCAGCGTACTGAGGGACAGCAAGCAGACAGTGTTCAGGAGGCTTGTTCTGACCCTATTGGCCCTTCCCTGTCCATCACTGGATGCTCAGCACGTTTTTACTCAG GCCTTCGGGAATGGAGACGCTGCTCAGATCTCCGACGGCGAAGCAGAAAGCGAGTCTGAGGCCATGTCCGACAGCAccataaaaaaatacagtaaaG aaGTGAATGGCCGTAGTATCGGAGTGAAGCAGTGTGAAGTCAGGCTTACAAAGATAAATA AGCTACAGAAAAAATGTGATGATACACCTGGCGAGAATGGTATCTTTAAAGAG GGGGCCAGTAGGGGAAGTTTTGGCTGGGAGAGCAGCTTGCGCCAGAAGCCACAGGCCCGTGCAGTGTTTCAGGCTGGTGCTAGCACCTGGGCCAAACCCGTAGGTCTTGATAAGGACAGCAAAAATGGACTGGAGTCCCAAGATGAGGTG CCACAAGAGACTTCACCATCCAGTAAATTCACACCAAGAAGCCGCAGGAAGCACGTCTACCAG GATGGGAAAGGGTTTCTGGCAGGAGAGCTGGTGTGGGGGAAAGTGAAGGGGTTCTCCTGGTGGCCGGGGCTGGTGACATCCTGGAAAACCAAGTCCAGTCCCCCGGGCATGCGGCGGGTGGAGTGGTTTGGAGATGGGATGTTCTCAGAG ATCTACACCGAGGGTCTACtgggattacattttttcaCTAAGTGCTTCAGTAAAGACTCCTTCACCTGCTTGCCCCTCTACAAAGAAGCCATCTACCAAATTATGGAG TTGGCAGGTGAGCGATCAGGGAAATCCTTTGCTGTGGCTGAAGGTgataaagaaaaagagctgaAGTTGATGCTGGACTGGGCTTCTGAAGGATTTCTGCCTTCAGGACCAAGCGGATTCCTACCTCCTG ATTCTGCTTCAAATGCTGAGACTTCTGACTCGGCCCAGTCCGACTACCAGCCCCCAGCAAAAAGGAAATATGTGTTTAAAAACAAGGCAACTACAGTCGCCATCACCTATAGCAGAG AATCAATACCAGCAAAGCTCAAGGAAGAAGGAATAACCATTGAAG atctgtgtttgtcttgtgGATCAACTGACATAGAAGTATCTCACCCACTGTTTGAAGGTGCTCTTTGTCAAAAATGCAAG GAGAACTTCTCAGAGACGCTGTATCGCTACGATGAGGATGGCTACCAGTCGTACTGCACCGTGTGCTGTGCTGGGATTGAGGTCATTCTGTGTGGgatctccagctgctgcag GTGTTTCTGTAAGGACTGTATGGAAATCCTGGTGGGCCCGGGAACCTTTGACCAATTAAAAGATGTGGATCCCTGGAGCTGCTTCATGTGCAAGCCGTCGCAGTGCGCGGGGAACCTCCAACTCAGGCCAGACTGGAGCGTTAAGGTTCAAGACTTCTTCGCCAACAACAGCGCCATGGAGTTT GAGCCTCACAGAGTGTATCCCTCCATCACTGCCGACCAGCGCAGACCAATCAAAGTGCTCTCACTGTTTGACGGCATTGCAACAG GATACCTGGTGCTCAAGGACCTGGGCGTCAAGATGGATCGCTACGTCGCTGCAGAGATTTGTGAGGATTCCATCACTGTGGGGATGATCAAGCATAAGGGAAAGATCGAATATGTCAATGACGTTCGCACCATCACAAGGAAACAT CTGGCGGAATGGGGGCCATTCGATCTTCTGATAGGAGGCAGTCCATGTAACGACCTCTCAATGGTCAACCCTCTCAGAAAAGGATTGTTTG AGGGCACTGGGCGGCTCTTCTTTGAGTTTTACCGCATTCTGGCCATGTTGAAGCCGAAGGAAGGCGACGACCGTCCGTTCTTCTGGTTGTTTGAGAACGTGGTTTTCATGAGTGCCCGCGACAAAGCAGACATTTGCAGATTCCTCGAG tgtAATCCTATTCTAGTCGATGCAGTGAAAGTCAGTCCCGCTCACAGAGCACGCTACTTCTGGGGGAACCTCCCCGGCATGAACAG